Genomic window ([Eubacterium] hominis):
TCTTTCTCCTGTTTATCATCTGTTGAGAAACCTGATACCTTTTTGCTAATTCACTTTCTTTTTTATTCTCTATCAGCAATTGAGTAATTAGTTCTTTATCTGCATCATCCAAGGTATCTATAAGATTCATGATTGTGTTCATTAGATCTTTTCTGTAGATATCCTCCAGATAATTTTGATCTTCTCCATACATATCTAATAATGTATGTCCATTTAATTGATGCACATCATAACTCAACAAACCATTCTCTTGATCTTTTCTATTATCACGCAGCTGCTTTCTGTAAGAGTTGTAGCACGTATAATAGACATCTTTATTCACTTCAATAAAGGATCCATATACTCTAATAAAGTATCTTCGTGTGTTTGATTTATTGTCAAAATAATGATAGAAATCAGATTTTCTATAATCGTTCATCTTTCTTTACCTCCTTAGACTTCTTGCCTTCAAGTCCAGAAGGAGGTGCCCTAGAAAGATAAACGATATTTAAACACACAATAGTAAATAAACTAGATATTAGATTTCACTTAAATCAATAATCTCAACACCATACATTTCACAGAAGAGTTTAAACTCCATATACAGATCTTTAAAGATCAACAATCTTGTCCAATCATATAAAACCAGATAATCAATTTCTTTTCGCCTGATTATTGTCGCAATAGTAGAGATGTAATATTCCCTTGGACCTTTACCTAAGCCTACCTCCTTCGTAACTCCTACAACTTTCAAGTTTTCACTCTCACAATAGGACATCAACCTTTTTTCCTGATAATGCAACAAATAGCGATTTGATTCAGTTGATACTCTACAGTGAATCCATGCTCTACTCTGATTTTCCACAACTCGTT
Coding sequences:
- a CDS encoding sigma-70 family RNA polymerase sigma factor, which produces MNDYRKSDFYHYFDNKSNTRRYFIRVYGSFIEVNKDVYYTCYNSYRKQLRDNRKDQENGLLSYDVHQLNGHTLLDMYGEDQNYLEDIYRKDLMNTIMNLIDTLDDADKELITQLLIENKKESELAKRYQVSQQMINRRKKKIIKSLRETLSDGYKKIKSFLFFWL
- a CDS encoding recombinase family protein, whose translation is MENQSRAWIHCRVSTESNRYLLHYQEKRLMSYCESENLKVVGVTKEVGLGKGPREYYISTIATIIRRKEIDYLVLYDWTRLLIFKDLYMEFKLFCEMYGVEIIDLSEI